The window gtTGCATTAAAACCCTGTAACTATACATTGGTTCAACACCGAGAGAAAGCTCCTTCTTGTGGGGGAACGTaggaaattttcaaagcaatgaaTCCAACTAGACAGGTGCATTTGGGGGATTGGACTGAATAGGCCACgcaagctttttttcctttgcttctctgttaaAAGCCTCATAGACGGAGTCTTTGGTGACCGTTTTGGCCGGAGCTGGAACTTCCGCGATCCCAACATGATTTTTCTTGGCTATCCTGGAACTGGTGGTGATGGTGTACGCGTTGTTTCTGTAGCATTTCATGGCGGACATGCAACAAATCTCTTCCACCCCTCTTCTGAAGTTGGCATTGTAGATGGAGTAGATGGTTGGCTTTGAGGCTGAAGAACTGAACGAGATCCAGGTGATGGCCAGGAAAACCAAGGAGCTTGTTCTGTAGTCTGTTTCCTGCGGGTGCCACAGCTGGACCACGTAAAaagggagccaggacaggagaAACACCGAGTTTAACATCAGGAACATCTTGATGGTGTTCACCTTGGTTCTTGGGACAATATTCATCGTCCTCCTGACAGTCATGCCATCGGTGCCAAATCTCCAAATGTGCTTGATGACCCTCTGGTAGAAGAGCATAATGGCGATGGATGGGATCAGCAAGACCACCAAGAGGTGGATGATACTGTAGGCAGCTCCTTCCCAAGAAGTGGGGAGAAAGAAGTTGCAGTGGTCGTCGCTGTCGGAGccatagaaaaagaaagccgGTGATGCCAATGCAGCCTCAAAGAGCCAAGAGGCCAGAAtcattttcttggctttctctCGGGACACTTTGAAGCTCAGGGGGTAGACGATAGCGTAGAACCGATCCACGCATATGGAGAGGAGCACGTATATCTGGACGCCAGGGGTGAGGTACTGTATGTACCTTACCAGCTTGCACATCACGTTCCCCAGCGGCCACCTGCCATAGGTAAAGTGGAGCAGCACGAAGGGCACGCTTGCGACGCTGCTGAGAAGGTCTGCGCAAGCCATGGAGACGACAAAATAGTTGGTGGTGGATTgtgtcctcctgctcctgcgGATCACTAAGCAAACGAGGGAGTTTCCAAAGATGGAAACCAGCCACAACGCTCCCAAAACCATGCTGGCTACTGCAATTTCCCCCGGCCTCAGGTCATACTGCAAGACAGTGTGGTTCCTGCTTGAGCTGGGCCCTATGGCTGACTCTGTCATCTCGTAGCCAGCTGGAGGGTTGGAGGTTTCGGGGTCGCTcttgttctgcagcaggagcagtaaagttgggagaagaaaaggaccGCTGCTGTTATCCATGCTGTGGGCAAACATGGCCACCTCTTTTGCTCAGGCtgcatggagagaggagaaaagaagagaagagaagagaagagaagagaggttaTCTTTAACAAGTATGTGTGAAACACCTTCCTTAGCAATGAGAAGTACTTGTAAGtcgttgtgttgggtttgcatggcaaggttttggtagtgggggggggctgcaggggtggcttctgtgagaagctgctggaagctccccctgtgtctgacagagctaatgccagccggctccaagatggacccgcccctggccaaggccaagccaatcagcgcctctgtgataacatagttaagaagggaaaaaccagctagagagagcttttgcagccagagagaggagtgagaagatgtaagaaactctgcagacacccaggtcagcgcagaaggagggggaggaggagctccaggcgccggagcagagatccccctgcagcccatggtgaagaccatggtgaagcaggctgtccccctgcagcccatggagggaggatgagggggtgtagagattccacctgcagcccgtggaggaccccacgccggagcaggtggaggcagctgaaggaggctgtggcccgtgggaagcccacgctggagcaagctcctggcaggacctgtggacccgtggagagaggagcccacaccagagcaggtttgctggcaggacttgtgaccccgtggggaccccacgccggagcagtctgctcctgaaggtctgcaccccgtgggagagactgacgttggagaagtttgtgaaggactgtctcccgtgagagggactccatgct of the Grus americana isolate bGruAme1 chromosome 1, bGruAme1.mat, whole genome shotgun sequence genome contains:
- the LOC129195928 gene encoding probable G-protein coupled receptor 19; this encodes MFAHSMDNSSGPFLLPTLLLLLQNKSDPETSNPPAGYEMTESAIGPSSSRNHTVLQYDLRPGEIAVASMVLGALWLVSIFGNSLVCLVIRRSRRTQSTTNYFVVSMACADLLSSVASVPFVLLHFTYGRWPLGNVMCKLVRYIQYLTPGVQIYVLLSICVDRFYAIVYPLSFKVSREKAKKMILASWLFEAALASPAFFFYGSDSDDHCNFFLPTSWEGAAYSIIHLLVVLLIPSIAIMLFYQRVIKHIWRFGTDGMTVRRTMNIVPRTKVNTIKMFLMLNSVFLLSWLPFYVVQLWHPQETDYRTSSLVFLAITWISFSSSASKPTIYSIYNANFRRGVEEICCMSAMKCYRNNAYTITTSSRIAKKNHVGIAEVPAPAKTVTKDSVYEAFNREAKEKKLAWPIQSNPPNAPV